Proteins from one Clostridia bacterium genomic window:
- a CDS encoding DMT family transporter produces the protein MKLTARGKSVLGMVLLLITTMLWGTAFAILKETISALPTFFILTIRFLPSGLIVGLVFVKRFKGISRRTLAHGLVLGVVLFFAYGTQTFGLRYTTPARNAFITVAYCIMTPFMAWMMYKRRPKSYNIVSAVVCLVGLAFISLIGQADDGGLHLLGDGLTLVAAVFFALQLVFIEQDSERGDDPFVLLFFELTSAGVLFGVVTLCYELPTMGAAAFVVPADCWWRLVYLMLGCSLVAQLFQMLGQQYTTSSQASIILSFESVFAAVFSVILGMENLTAYLIVGFVLVFLAGLISELHLDPVALCRRLFGRAKVQPSPIEDGGSAAEPAEPVPVPTEPPRDDGAD, from the coding sequence ATGAAATTGACGGCAAGAGGGAAAAGTGTGTTGGGAATGGTTTTGCTCCTTATCACCACCATGCTGTGGGGTACGGCTTTTGCCATACTCAAAGAGACCATCAGCGCCTTGCCCACCTTCTTTATCCTCACCATTCGTTTTTTGCCGTCCGGCCTCATCGTCGGATTGGTGTTCGTCAAGCGATTCAAAGGTATCTCCCGCCGCACGTTGGCGCACGGCTTGGTGCTGGGCGTCGTGCTGTTCTTTGCCTATGGCACGCAGACCTTCGGCTTGCGCTACACCACCCCTGCCCGCAACGCGTTCATCACGGTGGCCTATTGCATTATGACGCCTTTTATGGCGTGGATGATGTACAAGCGCCGCCCCAAGTCCTACAATATCGTCAGCGCCGTGGTGTGCTTGGTCGGGTTGGCCTTCATCAGCCTCATCGGGCAGGCCGACGACGGCGGGTTGCACCTTTTGGGCGACGGGCTTACCTTGGTGGCGGCCGTCTTCTTCGCGTTGCAGTTGGTGTTTATCGAGCAGGACAGCGAGCGGGGCGACGATCCCTTCGTATTGCTGTTCTTCGAGTTGACGTCTGCGGGGGTTTTGTTCGGCGTGGTCACCTTGTGCTACGAGTTGCCCACCATGGGCGCGGCGGCCTTCGTCGTTCCTGCCGATTGCTGGTGGCGCTTGGTCTACCTTATGTTGGGGTGCTCGTTGGTGGCGCAGTTGTTCCAGATGCTGGGACAGCAGTACACTACGTCGAGTCAGGCGTCCATTATTCTCAGTTTCGAGTCGGTCTTCGCGGCCGTGTTCAGCGTGATTTTGGGGATGGAAAATCTCACGGCGTATCTCATCGTGGGGTTCGTTCTGGTGTTTTTGGCAGGGCTTATCAGCGAGTTGCACTTGGATCCCGTTGCCCTTTGCCGCCGCCTGTTCGGCCGCGCGAAGGTGCAGCCGTCGCCCATAGAGGACGGCGGATCCGCCGCCGAGCCTGCCGAACCCGTGCCCGTGCCCACCGAACCGCCTCGGGACGACGGCGCGGATTGA
- a CDS encoding MmcQ/YjbR family DNA-binding protein, whose amino-acid sequence MDIVKEVFDRRTLRTDKLVAYGFTPYVGGYSYTTTILDGQFRVEVAVSERLVPSARVVDAFTEEEYAPVNVEMSTGAFVGSVRAAYRAALTAIAEACSVWEYFSSGQANRLAEAVYARYGERPDFPFATAPTYGVFRYPVNRKWYGIVMDVRRCLVTKESTSCGEESPTVDVLNLKIDPSRRAELLATAGFYICYHMNKEGWISVVLDDTVADEEILALLNDSRNFVLPKKKRGAQ is encoded by the coding sequence ATGGATATCGTCAAGGAAGTATTCGATCGCAGAACGCTACGGACGGACAAGCTCGTAGCGTACGGATTTACCCCCTACGTAGGGGGCTATTCGTATACCACGACCATTTTGGACGGTCAGTTTCGGGTAGAGGTTGCAGTGTCCGAGCGCTTGGTACCGTCGGCGCGGGTAGTGGACGCGTTCACCGAGGAAGAGTACGCCCCCGTCAACGTGGAGATGTCCACGGGTGCCTTTGTCGGCTCGGTGCGCGCAGCCTATCGCGCGGCGCTCACGGCCATTGCCGAGGCGTGTTCGGTGTGGGAGTATTTTTCTTCGGGTCAGGCTAATCGCCTGGCCGAAGCCGTGTACGCACGCTACGGCGAGCGTCCCGATTTCCCCTTTGCCACCGCGCCCACCTACGGCGTGTTTCGCTATCCCGTCAATCGCAAGTGGTACGGTATCGTGATGGACGTGCGGCGTTGCCTCGTGACGAAGGAAAGTACCTCTTGCGGCGAGGAAAGCCCCACGGTGGACGTGCTCAATCTCAAAATAGACCCGTCCCGTCGTGCGGAACTCTTGGCGACGGCGGGGTTTTATATCTGTTATCACATGAACAAAGAGGGTTGGATAAGCGTCGTGCTCGACGATACGGTCGCGGACGAAGAAATCCTTGCCCTACTGAACGACAGCCGCAACTTCGTGTTGCCCAAAAAGAAAAGAGGTGCCCAATGA
- a CDS encoding sugar O-acetyltransferase: protein MKRDARFDEILFGGEYYDCADPRLMRYQLRCIEQMNAFNRTRATPCGMKKRAKIMRTMFGAVGEKPYVEPPVHANFGGKNVFIGDNFYANFNLTLVDDGRITIGNNVLIGPNVTIATPLHPMDVAGRNSKANQRNLPVTICDNVWIASSATILPGVTVGEGAVVAAGAVVTKDVPPRVLVAGVPARVVREL, encoded by the coding sequence ATGAAGCGCGACGCACGATTTGACGAGATCCTGTTCGGCGGAGAATACTACGATTGCGCCGACCCCCGCCTTATGCGGTATCAATTACGCTGTATCGAGCAAATGAACGCGTTTAATCGCACCCGCGCCACGCCTTGCGGGATGAAAAAACGCGCCAAAATTATGCGCACTATGTTCGGCGCGGTGGGCGAGAAGCCCTACGTTGAGCCGCCCGTGCACGCCAATTTCGGGGGCAAAAACGTCTTCATCGGGGACAATTTCTACGCCAATTTCAACCTCACGTTGGTCGACGACGGCAGGATAACCATCGGCAACAACGTCCTCATAGGCCCCAACGTCACCATCGCCACGCCCTTGCACCCGATGGACGTCGCGGGCCGCAATTCCAAGGCCAATCAGCGCAATTTGCCCGTCACCATCTGCGACAACGTGTGGATCGCGTCGTCCGCCACCATTTTGCCCGGGGTGACCGTGGGCGAGGGCGCGGTCGTCGCCGCGGGCGCGGTGGTCACCAAGGACGTGCCGCCCCGCGTGCTGGTCGCGGGCGTTCCCGCCCGCGTCGTGCGGGAATTATAG
- a CDS encoding DUF3737 family protein, giving the protein MKKLSNERYTGERALFFGEDLEIENCLFEDGESPLKESKHIRLTGCTFAWKYPLWYSRDIAVNACTWRETARSGVWYTDEITVEDSLIDAPKTFRRASGVTLRRVRMPHAAETMWHCRDVVLEDVEAAGDYFGMDCDNVRAERFRLDGNYCFDGARNVRVKDAYLNSKDSFWNTTDVVVEDSVIIGEYLGWNSTNLTLINCTVESLQGMCYINNLRLVNCTLRNTTLAFEYCSVDADVVGTVDSVLNPTSGVIRAGRIGELIIEPNRVDPSRTTVIIKE; this is encoded by the coding sequence ATGAAAAAGTTGTCAAACGAGCGTTATACGGGCGAACGCGCCCTGTTCTTCGGCGAGGATTTGGAGATAGAGAACTGTCTGTTCGAGGACGGGGAATCTCCCCTCAAAGAGAGCAAGCACATTCGGCTCACGGGGTGTACTTTCGCTTGGAAATACCCCTTGTGGTACTCTCGGGATATCGCGGTCAATGCGTGCACGTGGCGCGAAACCGCACGGTCGGGCGTTTGGTACACCGACGAAATCACGGTCGAGGATAGCCTTATTGACGCGCCCAAGACTTTCCGCAGGGCTTCGGGCGTCACCTTGCGCCGCGTGCGTATGCCGCACGCCGCCGAGACCATGTGGCATTGCCGCGACGTCGTTTTGGAAGACGTGGAGGCCGCGGGGGACTACTTCGGTATGGACTGCGACAACGTGCGGGCCGAGCGTTTCCGTCTGGACGGCAATTATTGCTTTGACGGCGCTCGTAACGTGCGCGTCAAGGACGCCTACCTCAACAGCAAGGACAGTTTTTGGAACACCACGGACGTGGTGGTGGAAGATAGCGTCATCATCGGGGAGTATCTCGGGTGGAATTCCACCAACCTCACCCTGATCAACTGCACGGTCGAGAGTTTGCAGGGTATGTGCTACATCAACAACTTGCGGCTGGTCAACTGCACGTTGCGCAACACCACGTTGGCTTTCGAGTACTGTTCGGTGGACGCGGACGTGGTGGGCACGGTGGACAGCGTCTTGAATCCTACCTCGGGCGTCATTCGCGCGGGGCGCATCGGCGAGTTGATCATAGAGCCCAATCGCGTGGATCCTTCGCGCACCACCGTCATTATCAAGGAGTAA